DNA sequence from the Rubripirellula tenax genome:
TGGGCGCATTGTCGTCGTACGTCGCATCGCGTTCTGTCAAAAACAGCGCGCTGGCGAGGTTCTTCAGCAAAGCTTTACGGTGGCTCGGGCTTCGACCGAGCGTGCGGCCTCGTCGTCGGTGACGCATGGCGAAATGTCCGTCAAAAAGTATTCAAAGGTGGTGGAAAAGGGGCGGCGCTTCGTTAGCAACGCCCCGTTGTATTCTTAAAACAGGCAGCATCTTAAAACAGCGGTGCGTTCGGCACTCGCATGCCCAAGTGCAAACCGTATTGAGCAAGCTTCTCGCGAGTCTCGTTCAACGTTGTGTCGCCGAAGTTGCGAACTTCAAGCAGGCTGTCTTCTGTACGTTGCACCAAGTCGCGAACGGTGCGAATGTTCTCGCTTTCCAAGCAATTGTTCGCACGCACCGACAAACGCAAATCGCCGAGCGTCATGTTCAACTTGGCTTCCAATTGAGCCTCCGGCGAACCGGCGCCACCACGAGCGGCCGAGAAAATGCTCGGACCAAGTTCGCGGTATTGGACGAATGGGTTGAGGTGCTTACGAAGAATCTTCGCAGCTTCGACCAGCGCCAACTCAGGGCTGACTGAACCATCGGACCAGATTTCGAGGTTCAACTTGTCGTAGTTCGTCTTTTGACCGACGCGAGTTTCTTCGACTTCGTAGCGCACGCGAGTGATCGGGCTGAAAACCGCATCGATGGGAATGATTCCGATCTCGTGGTCGACGGCGCTGTGCTCGGTGCTGGACACGTAACCACGACCGTTCTCGACAACCATTTCCATCATGAATGGAACATCGTCGGTCAGCGTCGCGATGACGTGATCTTTGTTGATGATTTCGACGTCCGAGTCGGTTTGCACGTCGGCGCCGGTGATGACGCCGGCCTTGTTGGCTTCGACAGTGATGACGCGCGTCGCTTCACTGTGGTTGCGAACGACCAGGCTCTTCACATTCAGAACGATTTGAGTGACGTCTTCAACGACACCCGGAATCGATGTGAATTCGTGCTGGGCGCCGCGAATCTTGATCTGCGTCACGGCGCTGCCCATCAAGCTGCTAAGCAGAACTCGACGGAGGCTGTTTCCGACGCTCGAGCCGAAGCCACGTTCGAAGGGTTCAGCAACAAACTTGCCGTAGGACGATGTCAGGGTATCACGGTCAACTTCCAGTGCGGAGGGAAGTTCCATGCCACGCCAACGGATATGCATTGTCATGTGACCTCAGTTCTGTGGGACCAGATGTGAGAGAGGATTGCTTAAAAAGGGACTCGAGCGGCCGAGTGGATCGTGCGGGCGATCCGAGGCCACCGAGTCTTGATGAACGACTGCCAAAAACGGGACTTCCGAAATCGGAAGCAAACGATTCCTAGACGCGTCGTTTCTTGCGTGGGCGACATCCGTTGTGCGGGATGGGCGTCACTTCTTCGATCAACTTGACGTTCAAGCCGGCCGCTTGCAGAGACGTGATCGCGCTTTCGCGACCCGATCCGGGACCCTTCACCTTCACTTCGACATCACGCATGCCAAACTTGGTTGCCTTTTCAGCCGCCTGTTGAGCGGCGCACTGGCCGGCAAATGGCGTGCTTTTGCGGCTTCCCTTGAACCCACTCGTGCCGGCACTTGCCCAACAAAGCGTGTCGCCCTTCGGGTCCGTGATGGTCACAGTCGTGTTGTTGAATGTCGCGTGAATGTGCGCGACACCACTGGTGACGTTGCGGCGAACGCGTTTCTTTTTGTTGGTCTTTGCCACTGCAAAGGTCTCATGATGGATAAAGGTGGTGGGCTTAAAAACAAACGATCAACCCCTGCAAACGCGAGGGGATGACCGGAATGACGGTACATGAACCGCCGAAAGGCATCAGAGCCAGTCCGAAGACCCGGACTAGCGAAGGTCCTTGACGCCCTTCTTGCCGGCGACCGTCTTTCGCGGGCCCTTTCGAGTCCGCGCGTTGGTTTTGGTTCGTTGCCCGCGAACAGGCAAGCTGGATCGGTGCCGCATGCCGCGGTACGACTTAATCTCACGCAAACGGCTGATGTTTTGCGCGACATAACGACGAAGGGGACCTTCGACGGTGTAGTTCTGCTCGAGCATCCCTGCGATTTGACCGAGTTCATCCTCGTTCAGATCACTGGCCGGGCGATCCGGGTCAATACCCAACTTCTCGCAAACCTCGCGAGCGCTATACAGCCCGACGCCGTATAAATAGGTCAGCGAGTATTGGATTTTTTTGTCGTTGGGAATATCAACGCCCATCAAACGGGGCATAACCAGACTCCGGTGAAAGTTTCATCAGGTAGGTGGACGGAAGCGGACACTTACCCAAAAGGTTTGCAAAGGTTCCGCTAAGAATCCCGGAATATACAGACCGGCCCCCTTTTTGCTCAAGTGGCATGAGGCACGTTTTTTCTAGGAATTTCGTCGCCGCATCCGAAAAAACTCTGTGGGCACGTTGTCACGCGGGGAAGCGGGCACCCGAGTTCGCTCAAAAACCTGGAAATCGGCCATCGAAAAATCCAATTTTGTGTCGCCGCGGACGTTCGACCAGACCCGAGTCAGCCACACTTCTTGGCAAATTGGCATGAGCTGACGGTAGATTTCAGCACCGCCGACGACGAAAATCCTGGCATTACCCGCTTTTTCGATGGCAGATTCGGGGTCGCCCGCGACATCAACCTGCCCGTCTTGGTTTACTCCCGTGGGTTTCCACGCGGCATTCCGGGTCACCACAATCGTCCGGCGACCCGGCAAAGGCCGACCGATCGATTCGTAGGTCTTGCGGCCCATGATCAAAACGCCACCCATCGTCATGGCCTTGAAGCGTTGCAAGTCGGCGCGAAGCCGCCACGGCATATCGCCATCCAGCCCGATCGTACCATCAGGAGTCATCGCGACGATCGCCACGATCGGCCACGTACTAGGCGGAACCCGGTCACTGCCATCCTCGCCAACACCCAAGTCCTCGCCCCCCACCTAACAGCCTGTTGAAAAAGGGGTCTGACCCTCTCCGACGTTTCGATTTCACAATGTTTCAGCAACGTCTCCAAAGGGTCAGCCCCCTTTTTCAACAGGCTGCTAAACCGCTACCACGGCTTTGATCGCTGGATGCGGGTCGTAATCAACCAAGGTAAAGTCGTCGAAGTCGAAACCGTCCACCGACGCAGGCGTATTCTTGATTTGCATCGTCGGCAAGGGACGCGGGTGCCGTGAAAGCTGCTCGCGCGCCTGATCGAAATGATTGCGGTAGAGATGCAGATCGCCAAGCGTATGAACAAACTCGCCCGGTTTCAGCCCCGTGACTTTCGCCATCATCATGGTCAAGAGCGAGTAACTAGCGATATTAAATGGAACGCCCAGAAACATGTCGGCGCTGCGCTGATACAAATGGCACGACAGCCGATCACCCGCCACATAGAACTGGAACATGACGTGGCACGGCGGCAGCGCCATTTGCCCGACATCCGCGACATTCCACGCCGAAACCATCAGCCGTCGCGATTGCGGATTGGTTCGAATTTCGTTTTGAACCCAGGCGATTTGGTCAATCGTCGAACCATCGGGCTTCGGCCATGACCGCCACTGGTGCCCGTAAACCGGGCCCAGGTCGCCCTGTTCGTCGGCCCATTCGTCCCAGATGCGGACACCATTGTCTTTGAGATACTTGATATTGGTATCACCGCGAAGAAACCACAAAAGCTCATAAATAACAGAGCGAACGTGGATTTTCTTTGTCGTCAGCAGCGGAAAACCCTGAGCCAAGTCGAATCGCATTTGACGACCGAACAACCCTCGTGTTCCGACGCCTGTGCGGTCTTCGCGGTCCAGTCCGTCATGAAGGACTTCGTCTAAGAGTTGCAAGTACGTGCGCATGTTGGTTCGCCCGATTGGTGTCCGCTCGAGTGCATCATGTAGAGGCCACAGGGACCGATCCTGGCTTGCTCCAGTCGAGGGTCCAGTGACGATCGCTTGTTATTTGAACGCACGGATCTTCAATGCCAAGCCCCTGCGTCATTTCACGCACCTCTTCCATCGACAACGCGGCCCAAAATGACTGTCGCAGCAATTGTTCGGCGGCCGGGCTTTGACCGGCCGAGTGGACTTTGACCAAGGCTTCGATTTCGGCTTCGGTATCGGGGCGAAACAGATCTCGAAGAAAGACGCACCCGCCCGGACGAACCAATCGCATCGCCGTCACCAGTCCTTGCTCTGGAACATCGAGATGATGCAGGACGCTATTGCTGATGACCCCGTCCGCCATGCCGTCGTCGTAAGCGTCCATCTTCGCTACATCCGCGTGCTGCAGCATGATTCGGTCGAGCATCCCCGCGATGTCGATTTCCATTTTGGCGATCTCCAGCATTTCGACTTCGTTGTCGATCGCCATGACCTGCACATTGGGGTGACTCTGGCAAAGCAGGATCGGAATCTCGGCAGGTCCGCACCCAAGGTCAATGACTCGGGGCCCCGACGAAAACACGGCCGCCGTCTGATGGATCGCAGCAGCTTGGACGACTCCTCCCGCACGACCCAAGAAATCGTCGACGAATTGCTGGTTCACAGACCTGTGATCCATGTCGTGATATTCGATGGCTTCGTCGCGGGCATTGACGGGACTGGGCTCAGGAACTCGAAAGGTTGGCATAGCGGATCCGTTTGCGGGGCATGGGTGTGGGAGCAATAGCCAGTGTGACGGCCCGGTCGGGAAAACTTGGTCCGTTCCGAATGCGATTTCCGCAATGTCGGCAACTCACTGCGTTATCGAGGTCTGCTTCTCGCGTTTTAATTGAAGACCAAATTGCGCCGACAGCTCCCAAATACTAAGCCTGAGGCGAGATTCAACCACCTTGTTGATGGGTTTCGTTGCCAATCGCTTGACGGCGCCCTCATATTCGGAAACATCTCTAGGATC
Encoded proteins:
- a CDS encoding class I SAM-dependent methyltransferase translates to MPTFRVPEPSPVNARDEAIEYHDMDHRSVNQQFVDDFLGRAGGVVQAAAIHQTAAVFSSGPRVIDLGCGPAEIPILLCQSHPNVQVMAIDNEVEMLEIAKMEIDIAGMLDRIMLQHADVAKMDAYDDGMADGVISNSVLHHLDVPEQGLVTAMRLVRPGGCVFLRDLFRPDTEAEIEALVKVHSAGQSPAAEQLLRQSFWAALSMEEVREMTQGLGIEDPCVQITSDRHWTLDWSKPGSVPVAST
- a CDS encoding DNA-directed RNA polymerase subunit alpha, with translation MTMHIRWRGMELPSALEVDRDTLTSSYGKFVAEPFERGFGSSVGNSLRRVLLSSLMGSAVTQIKIRGAQHEFTSIPGVVEDVTQIVLNVKSLVVRNHSEATRVITVEANKAGVITGADVQTDSDVEIINKDHVIATLTDDVPFMMEMVVENGRGYVSSTEHSAVDHEIGIIPIDAVFSPITRVRYEVEETRVGQKTNYDKLNLEIWSDGSVSPELALVEAAKILRKHLNPFVQYRELGPSIFSAARGGAGSPEAQLEAKLNMTLGDLRLSVRANNCLESENIRTVRDLVQRTEDSLLEVRNFGDTTLNETREKLAQYGLHLGMRVPNAPLF
- a CDS encoding thymidylate synthase codes for the protein MRTYLQLLDEVLHDGLDREDRTGVGTRGLFGRQMRFDLAQGFPLLTTKKIHVRSVIYELLWFLRGDTNIKYLKDNGVRIWDEWADEQGDLGPVYGHQWRSWPKPDGSTIDQIAWVQNEIRTNPQSRRLMVSAWNVADVGQMALPPCHVMFQFYVAGDRLSCHLYQRSADMFLGVPFNIASYSLLTMMMAKVTGLKPGEFVHTLGDLHLYRNHFDQAREQLSRHPRPLPTMQIKNTPASVDGFDFDDFTLVDYDPHPAIKAVVAV
- the rpsM gene encoding 30S ribosomal protein S13 — its product is MGVDIPNDKKIQYSLTYLYGVGLYSAREVCEKLGIDPDRPASDLNEDELGQIAGMLEQNYTVEGPLRRYVAQNISRLREIKSYRGMRHRSSLPVRGQRTKTNARTRKGPRKTVAGKKGVKDLR
- the rpsK gene encoding 30S ribosomal protein S11 gives rise to the protein MAKTNKKKRVRRNVTSGVAHIHATFNNTTVTITDPKGDTLCWASAGTSGFKGSRKSTPFAGQCAAQQAAEKATKFGMRDVEVKVKGPGSGRESAITSLQAAGLNVKLIEEVTPIPHNGCRPRKKRRV
- a CDS encoding dihydrofolate reductase, which gives rise to MGVGEDGSDRVPPSTWPIVAIVAMTPDGTIGLDGDMPWRLRADLQRFKAMTMGGVLIMGRKTYESIGRPLPGRRTIVVTRNAAWKPTGVNQDGQVDVAGDPESAIEKAGNARIFVVGGAEIYRQLMPICQEVWLTRVWSNVRGDTKLDFSMADFQVFERTRVPASPRDNVPTEFFRMRRRNS